The following are encoded together in the Cumulibacter soli genome:
- a CDS encoding MFS transporter translates to MSTATDTMQPGSLHAGGLRRVVIVLSITEITSWGVLYYAFPVLASSIVQEASWSMPAITAAFSVSQIVAALVGIPVGRIIDRRGPRAVMTFGSMLGVLSVLVIASAPSYPIFFLGWVCSGVAMAGVLYAPAFAALTHWGGAQRIRALTTLTLVAGLASTVFAPLTAALNNHLDWRQTYLILLVILTVVTIPAHWFGLRYRWVPHHPGATGPDAAGPRSVISSRAFVLLAVALCAAAFTTFAVVINLVPLLVERGLSTGEAAVALGLGGVGQVAGRLGYSAFAARTSAVARTVIICGAVAVSTALLAVVPGPMFVLIAISMIVGVVRGITTLIQATAVSDRWGTRGFGRINGVLSAPILVAAAVAPFAGAALAESVGGQGPAFLILSLIAVVAALAAIGTRPRAEYEESRAVQS, encoded by the coding sequence GTGAGCACCGCGACCGACACGATGCAACCCGGCTCGCTGCATGCGGGCGGGTTGCGTCGCGTGGTGATTGTCCTGTCGATCACCGAGATCACCAGCTGGGGCGTGTTGTACTACGCGTTCCCGGTGCTTGCCTCGTCCATCGTGCAGGAGGCCAGCTGGAGCATGCCCGCGATCACCGCGGCGTTCTCGGTCAGCCAGATCGTCGCCGCATTGGTCGGCATTCCGGTCGGTCGCATCATCGACCGCCGCGGGCCCCGAGCGGTAATGACCTTCGGCTCGATGCTGGGCGTGTTGTCCGTGCTGGTGATTGCATCGGCGCCGAGCTATCCGATCTTCTTCCTCGGGTGGGTGTGCTCGGGGGTGGCGATGGCCGGCGTGCTCTACGCGCCGGCATTTGCGGCCCTCACTCACTGGGGCGGGGCGCAGCGGATCCGCGCGCTGACTACTTTGACGCTCGTTGCCGGCCTGGCCAGCACCGTGTTCGCGCCGCTGACCGCCGCGCTGAACAACCACCTCGACTGGCGCCAGACGTACCTCATCCTGCTGGTGATCCTCACCGTGGTCACGATTCCTGCGCACTGGTTCGGTCTGCGGTATCGATGGGTCCCGCACCACCCCGGCGCGACGGGACCCGACGCGGCGGGGCCTCGATCGGTGATCTCCAGTCGCGCTTTTGTGCTCCTGGCGGTGGCGCTGTGCGCGGCGGCGTTCACTACCTTCGCTGTCGTGATCAACCTGGTACCGCTGTTGGTCGAACGTGGCCTGAGCACCGGCGAGGCAGCCGTTGCACTCGGGCTCGGCGGCGTGGGGCAGGTAGCGGGGCGACTGGGCTACTCCGCGTTCGCGGCACGGACCAGCGCGGTCGCTCGAACGGTGATCATCTGCGGCGCGGTCGCAGTGAGTACCGCGTTGCTGGCCGTGGTTCCCGGGCCGATGTTCGTGCTGATCGCGATCTCGATGATCGTCGGCGTCGTCCGCGGCATCACCACCCTGATCCAGGCGACCGCGGTCAGCGATCGATGGGGCACCCGCGGGTTCGGCCGCATCAACGGCGTCTTGTCCGCACCGATCCTGGTCGCTGCGGCCGTCGCGCCCTTTGCTGGCGCTGCCCTCGCCGAATCCGTCGGCGGCCAGGGGCCCGCGTTTCTGATCCTGTCCCTGATCGCCGTCGTCGCGGCACTCGCTGCGATCGGCACCAGACCACGAGCCGAATACGAGGAATCCCGTGCAGTCCAGTCCTGA
- a CDS encoding FAD-dependent oxidoreductase: MNDLPVVIVGAGPAGLAAAAQLRSRGMDSVVLEAGQAAGASVRQWAHVRLFSPWSEIVDVEAEKLLATTGWSRPEPTSYPTGVEWAQMYLQPLADVLGEQVHYGSRVVGVARRGRDLVVDSGRESEPFVVHVATENGSERIEARAVIDASGTWSAPNPLGGDGLPAEGERAAAEHIIYRVPDLNDPAVRAVYAGKHIVVAGSGHSAMTALVALANLAEQHPSTRVSWLVRRASTGHAFGGGENDQLVARGALGRRAQEAVTAGHITTVTGFRTASVTSTDRGMTLVSFDGQQLDSVDEIVVVTGFRPDHSMLSEVRLDLDPVLQSPRQLAPLIDPNVHSCGSVYPHGAKELKQPEAGFYLVGMKSYGRAPSFLALTGYEQVRSVVAEIAGDHESAARVELTLPETGVCGGAGLFDEAETGDSGGCCGAPTQVEMLSIGAPAGGQSRA; encoded by the coding sequence ATGAACGATCTTCCTGTTGTCATCGTGGGTGCTGGTCCTGCCGGGCTTGCCGCTGCTGCGCAGCTGCGGTCGCGGGGGATGGACTCCGTGGTCCTGGAGGCCGGGCAGGCGGCTGGTGCGAGCGTTCGGCAGTGGGCGCATGTGCGTCTGTTCTCGCCGTGGTCGGAGATTGTTGATGTGGAGGCAGAGAAGTTGCTCGCCACCACCGGGTGGAGTCGGCCGGAGCCGACGAGCTATCCGACGGGAGTCGAGTGGGCTCAGATGTACCTGCAGCCGCTGGCCGATGTGCTCGGCGAGCAGGTCCACTATGGCAGCCGCGTGGTGGGTGTTGCTCGGCGTGGGCGCGATCTTGTCGTGGATTCTGGGCGTGAGAGTGAGCCGTTCGTTGTCCATGTCGCCACCGAGAACGGCAGCGAACGGATCGAGGCACGTGCGGTTATCGACGCCTCAGGTACGTGGAGTGCGCCGAATCCGTTGGGTGGGGACGGGTTGCCCGCTGAGGGAGAGCGCGCGGCGGCTGAGCACATTATCTATCGGGTACCGGATCTGAATGATCCGGCGGTGCGGGCGGTGTACGCCGGCAAGCACATCGTGGTCGCTGGCAGTGGTCATTCGGCGATGACGGCTCTGGTGGCGCTGGCCAATCTTGCCGAGCAGCATCCGAGTACACGCGTGTCCTGGCTTGTTCGGCGGGCAAGCACTGGTCATGCGTTTGGTGGTGGTGAGAACGATCAGCTCGTCGCACGCGGCGCGCTCGGTCGACGAGCGCAAGAAGCGGTGACGGCCGGTCACATCACCACCGTCACTGGTTTTCGCACAGCGAGCGTGACCAGCACCGACCGCGGTATGACGCTGGTGTCCTTCGATGGCCAGCAGTTGGACTCCGTCGACGAAATCGTCGTGGTCACGGGATTCCGCCCGGATCATTCGATGCTCTCGGAGGTCCGGCTCGATCTCGATCCGGTGTTGCAGTCTCCGCGTCAGCTCGCGCCGTTGATCGACCCCAACGTGCACTCGTGTGGCTCGGTGTATCCGCACGGCGCTAAAGAGCTCAAGCAGCCGGAGGCGGGTTTCTACCTGGTGGGGATGAAAAGCTACGGGCGCGCCCCGTCTTTCCTTGCCTTGACTGGGTATGAGCAGGTCCGATCCGTGGTCGCCGAGATCGCGGGCGATCACGAATCCGCGGCCCGGGTCGAGTTGACTCTTCCCGAGACCGGCGTCTGCGGTGGCGCGGGTTTGTTCGATGAAGCCGAGACCGGCGACTCGGGCGGCTGCTGTGGCGCACCAACGCAAGTAGAAATGCTCTCCATCGGGGCTCCGGCGGGCGGCCAGTCGCGCGCGTGA
- a CDS encoding arsenate reductase ArsC, translated as MSIPEVLFVCVHNAGRSQMAAGFLQHLAGDRVRVRSAGSAPANTINPTAEEAMAEVGIDISREVPTKLSTPGVQAADVVITMGCGDACPIFPGKRYLDWDLDDPAGQDIEAVRAIRDEIKTRVEQLLHELTA; from the coding sequence GTGAGCATTCCAGAAGTACTGTTCGTGTGCGTACACAATGCCGGTCGATCACAGATGGCCGCAGGATTCCTACAGCACCTGGCCGGTGACCGGGTACGGGTCCGCTCGGCAGGCTCAGCCCCCGCCAATACGATCAACCCCACCGCTGAAGAAGCGATGGCCGAGGTCGGCATTGACATCTCACGCGAAGTGCCCACCAAGCTGAGCACTCCCGGAGTCCAGGCCGCCGATGTCGTCATCACCATGGGCTGCGGCGACGCATGTCCGATCTTTCCCGGCAAGCGTTACCTCGATTGGGACCTTGACGATCCGGCAGGTCAAGATATCGAGGCCGTCAGGGCCATCCGCGACGAGATCAAGACTCGCGTCGAGCAACTCCTGCACGAGCTGACCGCGTAA
- a CDS encoding cutinase family protein, whose amino-acid sequence MQSSPDLLIVTVRGSTEPQSGSRLLIPIARTVMRQYPGSSRVRELTYPASFVSFSTEHPARLDLGISPHIGVRNLIAELNEESRHSPRQQYVLLGWSQGAQVITDALVPADQRIAGQQAGALDAPIGGRIRAIALFGNPAFTAGEPFNAGTFAPTIDGITPRRRGALAEYQSRLRDYCAAGDVAAQDAPGSTVDGHVSYFHNGMPADAARFILDRLMQPTGRQRSLSR is encoded by the coding sequence GTGCAGTCCAGTCCTGATCTGCTCATCGTCACTGTCCGCGGAAGCACCGAACCACAAAGCGGTTCGCGACTGCTGATCCCCATCGCGCGGACAGTGATGCGCCAGTACCCGGGATCGTCCCGAGTGCGCGAGCTGACCTACCCCGCATCGTTCGTCTCCTTCAGCACCGAGCATCCCGCGCGGCTCGACCTCGGCATCAGCCCGCACATCGGCGTGCGGAACCTGATCGCCGAACTCAACGAGGAATCGCGGCACAGCCCCCGCCAGCAGTACGTGCTGCTGGGCTGGTCCCAAGGAGCACAAGTCATCACCGATGCACTCGTACCTGCTGACCAACGAATCGCCGGGCAGCAAGCCGGAGCTCTCGATGCGCCGATCGGCGGACGCATTCGCGCGATCGCGCTGTTCGGCAACCCGGCCTTTACCGCCGGCGAGCCCTTCAACGCCGGCACGTTCGCGCCCACGATCGATGGAATCACCCCTCGGCGACGCGGCGCACTGGCCGAATACCAGAGTCGGCTACGCGACTACTGCGCGGCCGGAGACGTCGCTGCACAAGACGCACCGGGCTCTACCGTTGATGGCCATGTCTCGTACTTCCACAACGGGATGCCGGCAGATGCTGCCCGGTTTATCCTCGACCGCTTGATGCAGCCGACGGGTCGACAACGCTCTCTCAGCCGTTAG